CCGCCAGCTCGGCGATGAACTCTATGACGCGCTTCGCCAGCGCCGGACGCTGGCGCCGCTGACCGACCGCCATCCCGACATCGACGTCGACGATGCCTACCACATCTCGCTGCACATGCTGTCGCGGCGCGAAGCCGATGGCGAGAAGGTGGTCGGCAAGAAGATCGGCGTCACCAGCAAGCCGGTGCAGGACATGCTGAACGTGCACCAGCCCGATTTCGGTTTCCTGACGGATGCCATGCACTACCCCGACGGCGCCACGATCCCGATCGCGAAAGCCGGCCTGATCCAGCCGCGCGCCGAGGGCGAGATCGCCTTCATGCTGAAGGCCGACCTGCGCGGCCCGGGCGTGACCCGCGAAGACGTGCTGGCGGCGACGGCCTGGGTCGCGCCCTGCTTCGAGATCGTCGACTCCCGCATCGACGACTGGAAGATCAGGATTCAGGACACGGTCGCCGACAATGCCTCCTGCGGCGTGTTCGTCATCGGCGATCGGCACACCGACCCGGCCGGCCTCGACCTGGCGGCGGTCCGCATGTGCATGATGCGCAACGGCGAACCGGCCGGCGAAGGCCTGGGGTCGGCCGTTCAGGGCCATCCGGCCGAAGCCGTGGCCTGGCTCGCGAACACCCTCGGCCGCTTCGGCATTCCCTTCCGTGCCGGCGAGCTGATCCTGTCCGGTTCGCTGGCGCCGCTGATCCCCGCTCGCGCAGGTGACCGTTTCGAGATGGAAATCGAGGGACTCGGCCGCTGTTCGGTCGCGTTCTCCTGACTTTCGCGGCTTGCAGGTGCGCGGCGGCACACCCTCCCTCTTCCACGTGCCGCCGCGTGGCCTGCATCCATCGTTTTGCTGCATCGGGACGGCCGGTCAGGCCCCCACTCGGAGAGCTTAATCCATGAGCAAGAAGATCAAATGCGCCCTGATCGGTCCGGGCAACATCGGCACCGACCTGCTGTACAAGTTGAAGCGTAGCCCGGTGCTGGAGCCGGTGTGGATGGTGGGCATCGACGCCACCTCCGAGGGTCTGGCGCGTGCGCGCGAGATGGGCCTCAAGACCACCGCCGAGGGCGTCGACGGCCTGCTGCCGCATGTGCTGGCCGACGGCGTGCAGATCGCCTTCGACGCCACCAGCGCCTACGTCCATGCCGAGAACAGCCGCAAGTTGAACGAACTCGGTGTGCTGATGATCGACCTCACCCCGGCCGCGATCGGCCCGTTCTGCGTGCCGCCGGTCAATCTGGCCGAGCACGTGGGCAAGGGTGAAATGAACGTCAACATGGTCACCTGCGGCGGCCAGGCCACGATCCCGATGGTCGCGGCGGTGTCGCGCGTGCAGCCGGTGGCCTACGGCGAAATCGTCGCCACCGTGTCGAGCAAATCGGCCGGTCCGGGCACGCGCAAGAACATCGACGAGTTCACCCGCACCACCGCCGGTGCGGTCGAGAAGGTGGGCGGCGCCAAGAAGGGCAAGGCCATCATCATCCTGAACCCGGCCGAACCGCCCCTGATCATGCGCGACACGGTGCACTGCCTGACCGAGACCGAGCCCGACCAGGCCGCGATCACCGAATCCA
This genomic window from Thauera humireducens contains:
- a CDS encoding fumarylacetoacetate hydrolase family protein — protein: MDNTLIRQLGDELYDALRQRRTLAPLTDRHPDIDVDDAYHISLHMLSRREADGEKVVGKKIGVTSKPVQDMLNVHQPDFGFLTDAMHYPDGATIPIAKAGLIQPRAEGEIAFMLKADLRGPGVTREDVLAATAWVAPCFEIVDSRIDDWKIRIQDTVADNASCGVFVIGDRHTDPAGLDLAAVRMCMMRNGEPAGEGLGSAVQGHPAEAVAWLANTLGRFGIPFRAGELILSGSLAPLIPARAGDRFEMEIEGLGRCSVAFS
- a CDS encoding acetaldehyde dehydrogenase (acetylating); translation: MSKKIKCALIGPGNIGTDLLYKLKRSPVLEPVWMVGIDATSEGLARAREMGLKTTAEGVDGLLPHVLADGVQIAFDATSAYVHAENSRKLNELGVLMIDLTPAAIGPFCVPPVNLAEHVGKGEMNVNMVTCGGQATIPMVAAVSRVQPVAYGEIVATVSSKSAGPGTRKNIDEFTRTTAGAVEKVGGAKKGKAIIILNPAEPPLIMRDTVHCLTETEPDQAAITESIHAMIREVQKYVPGYRLVNGPVFDGNRVSVFLEVEGLGDYLPKYAGNLDIMTAAGARTAEMFAEEILAGRLKLESNRAVMTA